The Streptococcus pluranimalium genome contains a region encoding:
- the dnaK gene encoding molecular chaperone DnaK produces MSKIIGIDLGTTNSAVAVLEGTESKIIANPEGNRTTPSVVSFKNGEIIVGDAAKRQAVTNPETIISIKSKMGTSEKVAANGKEYTPQEISAMILQYLKGYAEDYLGEKVEKAVITVPAYFNDAQRQATKDAGKIAGLEVERIVNEPTAAALAYGLDKQDKDEKILVFDLGGGTFDVSILELGDGVFDVLATAGDNKLGGDDFDQKIIDFLVEEFKKENGIDLSSDKMALQRLKDAAEKAKKDLSGVTQTQISLPFITAGEAGPLHLEVSLSRAKFDDLTRDLVERTKTPVRQALSDAGLSLSEIDEVILVGGSTRIPAVVEAVKAETGKEPNKSVNPDEVVAMGAAIQGGVITGDVKDVVLLDVTPLSLGIETMGAVFTKLIDRNTTIPTSKSQVFSTAADNQPAVDIHVLQGERPMAADNKTLGRFQLTDIPAAPRGIPQIEVTFDIDKNGIVSVKAKDLGTQKEQHIVIKSNDGLSEEEIDRMMKDAEANAEADAKRKEEVDLKNEVDQAIFATEKTIKETEGKGFDAERDQAQSALDELKAAQESGNLEDMKAKLEALNEKAQALAVKMYEQAAAAQQAAGGAEGAEAAGNTGDDVVDGEFTEK; encoded by the coding sequence ATGTCTAAAATTATCGGTATTGACTTAGGTACAACTAACTCAGCTGTTGCAGTTCTTGAAGGAACAGAAAGTAAAATTATTGCTAACCCAGAAGGTAACCGTACAACACCATCAGTAGTGTCATTCAAAAACGGTGAAATCATTGTTGGTGATGCAGCTAAACGCCAAGCAGTAACAAACCCAGAAACAATCATTTCTATCAAATCAAAAATGGGAACTTCTGAAAAAGTTGCTGCCAACGGTAAAGAATACACACCACAAGAAATCTCAGCAATGATTCTTCAATACCTTAAAGGTTACGCTGAAGATTACCTTGGTGAAAAAGTTGAAAAAGCAGTTATCACTGTTCCAGCTTACTTCAACGATGCGCAACGTCAAGCTACAAAAGACGCTGGTAAAATTGCTGGTCTTGAAGTAGAACGTATTGTCAACGAACCAACAGCAGCTGCTCTTGCTTACGGTCTTGATAAACAAGACAAAGACGAAAAAATCTTGGTATTTGACCTTGGTGGTGGTACTTTTGACGTATCAATCCTTGAACTCGGTGATGGTGTCTTTGACGTTCTTGCAACTGCTGGTGATAACAAACTTGGTGGTGATGACTTTGACCAAAAAATCATCGACTTCTTGGTTGAAGAATTCAAAAAAGAAAATGGTATTGACCTTTCATCAGACAAAATGGCACTTCAACGTTTGAAAGATGCAGCTGAAAAAGCTAAAAAAGACCTTTCAGGTGTGACACAAACTCAAATCAGCTTGCCATTTATCACAGCTGGTGAAGCAGGACCTCTTCACTTAGAAGTATCATTGTCACGTGCTAAATTCGATGACCTCACTCGCGACCTTGTAGAACGTACTAAAACACCAGTTCGCCAAGCTCTTTCAGATGCTGGATTATCTCTTTCAGAAATCGACGAAGTTATCCTTGTTGGTGGTTCAACGCGTATCCCAGCAGTTGTTGAAGCTGTTAAAGCTGAAACTGGTAAAGAACCAAACAAATCAGTTAACCCTGATGAAGTAGTTGCTATGGGTGCTGCCATCCAAGGTGGTGTGATTACTGGTGATGTTAAAGACGTTGTCCTTCTTGACGTTACACCATTGTCACTTGGTATTGAAACAATGGGTGCCGTCTTTACAAAATTGATTGACCGTAACACAACAATTCCAACATCTAAATCACAAGTCTTCTCAACAGCAGCAGATAACCAACCAGCCGTTGATATCCACGTTCTTCAAGGTGAACGCCCAATGGCAGCAGATAACAAAACACTTGGACGTTTCCAATTGACTGATATCCCTGCAGCTCCTCGTGGAATCCCTCAAATCGAAGTAACCTTTGATATTGATAAAAATGGTATCGTATCTGTTAAAGCTAAAGACCTTGGTACTCAAAAAGAGCAACACATCGTTATCAAATCAAACGACGGACTTTCTGAAGAAGAAATTGATCGCATGATGAAAGATGCTGAAGCAAACGCTGAAGCTGATGCCAAACGTAAAGAAGAAGTTGACCTTAAAAACGAAGTTGACCAAGCTATCTTTGCAACTGAAAAAACAATCAAAGAAACTGAAGGTAAAGGCTTTGACGCTGAACGTGATCAAGCACAATCAGCCCTTGATGAATTGAAAGCTGCGCAAGAATCAGGTAACCTTGAGGACATGAAAGCAAAACTTGAAGCTCTCAACGA